From one Nonomuraea polychroma genomic stretch:
- the secA gene encoding preprotein translocase subunit SecA, with the protein MAAILDKILRAGEGKILRKLKRIADQVNSIEDDFTSLSDAELRELTDEFKRRYADGETLDDLLPEAFATVREAARRVLGQRPYDVQIMGGANLHLGNISEMKTGEGKTLTCTLPSYLNALTGKGVHVITVNDYLAKRDADTMGRIHRFLGLEVGCIVSGQQADERRKQYQADITYGTNNEFGFDYLRDNMAWSLDECAQRGHYFAIVDEVDSILIDEARTPLIISGPGEQSGKWYQEFAKIVPRLVRGKEAKNPGEESTGDYIVDEKKRTVGILESGVAKVEDWLGIDNLYKPEHTHLVGFLNNALKAKELFKKDKDYIVADGEVLIVDEFTGRILHGRRYNEGMHQAIEAKEAVKVKDENQTLATVTLQNYFRLYEKLAGMTGTAATEANEFHQTYKLGVVPIPTNRPMIRKDQPDVVYKTEDAKFNAVVDDIKERYERGQPVLVGTTSVEKSERLSKALKRRGVPHEVLNAKNHAREATIIAEAGRKGAVTVATNMAGRGTDIMLGGNSEFRADLELRQRGLDPVETPEEYEKAYPEALEKARAAVKAEHDEVTQLGGLYVLGTERHESRRIDNQLRGRSGRQGDPGESRFYLSLGDDLMRLFNSAKVEIIMNRLQIPDDQPIESGIVSKAIASAQHQVEQQNFEIRKEVLKYDEVMDRQRKVIYAERHRVLEGADLHEQVRGFIGEVIDGYVQGATAEGFAEEWDLDKLWKAFGELYPVSVRIDDIVEEAGGREELTAELISEKIKKDALEAYDRREEEFGPETMRDIERRVILSVLDRKWREHLYEMDYLREGIGMRAYAQKDPKIEYAREGYEMFTAMLEGIKEDSVGFLFNLEVEVQENPIVEEEDAVIAETRSIIARGLRGPERPAELEYTAPGEQGGVEHTKVRTTSAERAAYGNVERNAPCPCGSGKKYKRCHGDPKHAA; encoded by the coding sequence GTGGCAGCCATTCTCGACAAGATCCTACGTGCCGGCGAAGGCAAGATCCTGCGCAAGCTCAAGCGGATCGCAGACCAGGTCAACTCCATCGAGGACGACTTCACGAGCCTGTCCGACGCGGAGTTGCGCGAGCTGACGGACGAATTCAAGCGACGCTACGCGGACGGCGAAACGCTCGACGACCTCCTTCCTGAGGCGTTCGCGACCGTGCGTGAAGCGGCCCGTCGCGTGCTCGGCCAGCGCCCCTACGACGTGCAGATCATGGGCGGCGCCAACCTCCACTTGGGCAACATCTCCGAGATGAAGACCGGTGAGGGCAAGACCCTCACCTGCACGTTGCCCTCCTATCTCAACGCGCTCACCGGCAAGGGCGTCCACGTCATCACGGTCAACGACTACCTGGCCAAGCGTGACGCCGATACCATGGGCCGCATCCACCGCTTCCTCGGTCTCGAGGTCGGCTGCATCGTCTCGGGCCAGCAGGCCGACGAGCGCCGCAAGCAATACCAGGCCGACATCACGTACGGCACGAACAACGAGTTCGGCTTCGACTACCTGCGCGACAACATGGCCTGGTCGCTCGACGAGTGTGCGCAGCGCGGCCACTACTTCGCGATCGTCGACGAGGTGGACTCGATCCTGATCGACGAGGCCAGGACGCCGCTGATCATCTCCGGGCCTGGCGAGCAGTCCGGCAAGTGGTACCAGGAGTTCGCCAAGATCGTCCCCCGTCTGGTGAGGGGCAAAGAGGCGAAGAACCCGGGCGAGGAGAGCACCGGCGACTACATCGTCGACGAGAAGAAGCGCACGGTCGGCATCCTGGAGTCCGGCGTCGCGAAGGTCGAGGACTGGCTCGGCATCGACAACCTCTACAAGCCCGAGCACACCCACCTCGTCGGCTTCCTGAACAACGCGCTCAAGGCCAAGGAGCTGTTCAAGAAGGACAAGGACTACATCGTCGCCGACGGCGAGGTCCTGATCGTCGACGAGTTCACCGGCCGCATCCTGCACGGCCGCCGCTACAACGAGGGCATGCACCAGGCCATCGAGGCCAAAGAGGCCGTGAAGGTCAAGGACGAGAACCAGACGCTCGCCACGGTCACCCTGCAGAACTACTTCCGCCTCTACGAGAAGCTGGCCGGCATGACCGGCACGGCCGCCACCGAGGCCAACGAGTTCCACCAGACCTACAAGCTGGGCGTCGTCCCCATCCCCACCAACCGGCCGATGATCCGCAAGGACCAGCCGGACGTGGTCTACAAGACCGAGGACGCCAAGTTCAACGCGGTGGTCGACGACATCAAGGAGCGCTACGAGCGCGGCCAGCCGGTGCTCGTGGGCACGACCTCGGTGGAGAAGTCCGAGCGGCTGTCCAAGGCGCTCAAGCGCCGCGGCGTGCCGCACGAGGTGCTCAACGCCAAGAACCACGCGCGTGAGGCGACGATCATCGCCGAGGCGGGCCGCAAGGGCGCCGTCACCGTCGCCACCAACATGGCCGGTCGAGGCACCGACATCATGCTCGGCGGCAACTCCGAGTTCCGCGCCGACCTCGAGCTGCGCCAGCGCGGGCTCGACCCGGTCGAGACGCCGGAGGAATACGAGAAGGCCTACCCGGAGGCCCTGGAGAAGGCCAGGGCCGCGGTCAAGGCCGAGCACGACGAGGTCACCCAGCTGGGCGGCCTCTACGTCCTCGGCACCGAGCGTCACGAGTCGCGCCGCATCGACAACCAGCTGCGCGGCCGCTCCGGCCGTCAGGGCGACCCCGGCGAGTCGCGCTTCTACCTGTCGCTCGGTGACGACCTCATGCGCCTGTTCAACTCGGCCAAGGTCGAGATCATCATGAACCGGCTGCAGATCCCCGACGACCAGCCGATCGAGTCCGGCATCGTCTCCAAGGCCATCGCCTCCGCCCAGCACCAGGTCGAGCAGCAGAACTTCGAGATCCGCAAGGAAGTTCTGAAGTACGACGAGGTGATGGACCGCCAGCGCAAGGTCATCTACGCCGAGCGCCACCGCGTGCTGGAGGGCGCCGACCTGCACGAGCAGGTGCGCGGCTTCATCGGCGAAGTGATCGACGGCTACGTCCAGGGCGCCACGGCCGAGGGCTTCGCCGAGGAGTGGGACCTCGACAAGCTGTGGAAGGCGTTCGGGGAGCTCTACCCGGTCTCGGTCAGGATCGACGACATCGTCGAGGAGGCCGGCGGCCGCGAGGAGCTCACCGCCGAGCTCATCAGCGAGAAGATCAAGAAGGACGCGCTGGAGGCTTACGACCGGCGCGAGGAGGAGTTCGGCCCGGAGACCATGCGCGACATCGAGCGCCGGGTCATCCTGTCCGTGCTCGACCGCAAGTGGCGCGAGCACCTCTACGAGATGGACTACCTGCGCGAGGGCATCGGCATGCGGGCCTACGCGCAGAAGGACCCCAAGATCGAATACGCGCGTGAGGGCTACGAGATGTTCACCGCGATGCTCGAGGGCATCAAGGAGGACTCCGTGGGCTTCCTGTTCAACCTCGAGGTCGAGGTGCAGGAAAACCCGATCGTGGAGGAAGAGGACGCGGTCATCGCGGAGACCCGGTCGATCATCGCCCGCGGGCTGCGCGGGCCTGAGCGGCCGGCCGAGCTCGAATACACCGCGCCCGGTGAGCAGGGCGGGGTCGAGCACACCAAGGTGCGGACCACTTCGGCGGAGCGGGCCGCGTACGGCAACGTGGAGCGCAACGCGCCGTGCCCGTGCGGGTCCGGCAAGAAGTACAAGCGCTGCCACGGAGACCCCAAGCACGCGGCCTGA
- a CDS encoding Rv3235 family protein, with product MSAAPNNPQVDGALALDGQPLIWGPPGAAPDERKLRHFGQALAEVLAGRRAPETLADRLTSRAYRELLKAGRMIQTSRTPFAGSMHVKEPRDGAVEMCVLVHCGERNHVLAVRLERRGVHWLCTDFETA from the coding sequence GTGTCGGCAGCACCGAACAACCCGCAGGTCGACGGAGCCCTGGCCCTGGACGGCCAGCCCTTGATATGGGGACCGCCCGGCGCCGCGCCGGACGAGCGCAAGCTGCGCCACTTCGGGCAGGCCCTGGCCGAGGTGCTCGCGGGCCGGCGTGCCCCGGAGACTCTGGCCGACCGGCTCACGTCCCGGGCCTACCGCGAGCTGCTCAAGGCGGGACGAATGATCCAGACGAGCCGCACACCGTTCGCCGGGAGCATGCACGTGAAGGAACCCCGCGACGGAGCCGTCGAGATGTGCGTGCTCGTCCACTGCGGCGAGCGTAACCACGTCCTCGCCGTACGGCTGGAACGCCGCGGCGTCCACTGGTTGTGCACCGATTTCGAGACCGCGTAG
- a CDS encoding PTS transporter subunit EIIC, with protein sequence MGEGSAWPATFAVLQRIGRSLMLPIAVLPAAGLLFRFGQDDLLGANGLGGVLPWLLPVAKVLAAAGGALFENLPLLFAVGVAIGFARKADGTTALAAVVGYLVFDRVTKTLFFDAGEGAVHDKVLLVLQDGTRTVNVGAQNPTGVMGGIVIGITAALLWQRFYRVKLPSWLAFFGGRRSVPIVTAVAALLLGVLFGLLWRPVGDWLTAAGDWLSAHGAVGTGIYGVANRLLIPVGLHHFLNTIVWFTLPECHAGVNGAIRNAAGDLNCYFAGEQGAGIFMTGFFPVMMFGLLGAAIAIWGAAPPDRRRPVGGIMLSAGLTAFITGITEPLEFAFIFVAPVLFVVHAVLTGLSMALMAELGARLGFTFSGGAIDLLLNASKSNTHGLGLIIAFGIAYFFIYYVIFSVLIRTLNLPTPGREVTGDT encoded by the coding sequence ATGGGCGAGGGCTCGGCCTGGCCGGCGACCTTCGCCGTGCTGCAGCGCATCGGCCGCTCGCTCATGTTGCCCATCGCCGTCCTGCCCGCCGCCGGCCTGCTCTTCCGCTTCGGCCAGGACGACCTCCTCGGCGCGAACGGCCTGGGCGGCGTGCTGCCCTGGCTGCTCCCCGTGGCGAAGGTGCTGGCGGCCGCCGGCGGCGCCCTCTTCGAGAACCTGCCGCTGCTGTTCGCCGTGGGCGTGGCGATCGGCTTCGCCCGCAAGGCCGACGGCACCACTGCCCTGGCCGCCGTGGTCGGCTACCTGGTCTTCGACCGCGTCACCAAGACATTGTTCTTCGACGCGGGCGAAGGCGCCGTTCACGACAAGGTCCTCCTCGTGCTCCAGGACGGCACCCGTACGGTCAACGTCGGCGCCCAGAACCCGACGGGCGTCATGGGCGGCATCGTCATCGGCATCACGGCCGCCCTGCTGTGGCAGCGCTTCTACCGGGTCAAACTGCCGTCGTGGCTGGCCTTCTTCGGCGGCCGCCGCTCGGTCCCCATCGTCACCGCCGTCGCCGCCCTGCTCCTGGGCGTGCTCTTCGGCCTGCTGTGGCGCCCGGTCGGCGACTGGCTCACCGCGGCGGGCGACTGGCTCTCGGCTCACGGCGCCGTCGGCACCGGCATCTACGGCGTCGCCAACCGACTGCTCATCCCCGTGGGCCTGCACCACTTCCTCAACACCATCGTCTGGTTCACGCTCCCGGAGTGCCACGCGGGCGTCAACGGCGCGATCCGCAATGCGGCCGGGGACCTGAACTGCTATTTCGCCGGTGAACAAGGCGCGGGCATTTTCATGACCGGTTTCTTCCCTGTCATGATGTTCGGCCTGCTGGGTGCGGCCATCGCGATATGGGGAGCCGCCCCGCCCGACCGCCGCCGCCCGGTCGGGGGCATCATGCTCTCAGCCGGTCTGACGGCGTTCATCACCGGGATCACCGAGCCGCTGGAATTCGCCTTCATCTTCGTGGCGCCGGTGCTCTTCGTCGTGCACGCCGTGCTGACGGGACTGTCGATGGCGCTGATGGCCGAGCTCGGCGCCCGCCTGGGTTTCACCTTCTCGGGCGGGGCCATCGATCTGCTGCTGAACGCCAGCAAGTCGAACACGCACGGCCTGGGCCTGATCATCGCGTTCGGGATCGCTTATTTCTTCATCTATTACGTCATCTTTTCGGTGCTCATCCGCACGCTGAACCTGCCCACGCCAGGCCGTGAGGTTACGGGCGACACATAG